The Methylomagnum ishizawai genome has a window encoding:
- a CDS encoding efflux RND transporter periplasmic adaptor subunit: MIRPTVKAATALAVLALATGLFWHFPSLEANAPPAAPPVANPDNPAVSLAGPGLVAVRPGSLLEKKLEIAKVRQERLTTPLLSVSGAVMARLRAGAGPMEDRWQFSGIELSGIYADWQKTGTEMEFAAKQLSKTRELTAAQYNSQARVVDRLRKLVATGTEAVRDLTSAEANLLQMQLEGEKAVFDAESALTQATHAHADLERRLLQAGVDPDLLEKEPAGASLVMADVPEVRISQVAVGQACEARFYGLPGQVFKGVVRSLAPALSPERRTLRVFFALMDTEGKLKPGMYAEIGLGTDPRLAVLAPSDGVLHIGDTDYVLKAENPGIWRVNPIQVGERAGDYVEILGGLKGGETIVGTGAILLKPLVVQSLLAGLRETEHGAVGQR; this comes from the coding sequence ATGATCCGTCCCACTGTCAAAGCGGCGACCGCGCTGGCCGTCCTGGCGCTCGCCACCGGCCTGTTCTGGCACTTTCCCAGCCTCGAAGCCAACGCGCCGCCCGCCGCGCCCCCGGTCGCCAATCCAGATAATCCGGCGGTGAGCCTGGCCGGGCCGGGCTTGGTGGCGGTGCGGCCAGGGAGCCTCCTGGAAAAAAAGCTGGAAATCGCGAAAGTGCGCCAGGAACGGCTGACCACGCCCCTGTTGTCGGTGTCGGGCGCAGTGATGGCGCGGCTCAGGGCCGGGGCGGGACCGATGGAGGACCGCTGGCAATTCAGCGGCATCGAACTGTCCGGCATCTACGCCGATTGGCAGAAGACCGGCACCGAGATGGAATTCGCCGCCAAGCAATTGAGCAAGACCCGCGAACTCACCGCCGCCCAGTACAACTCCCAGGCGCGGGTGGTGGACCGCCTGCGCAAGCTGGTCGCCACCGGCACCGAGGCCGTGCGCGACCTCACCTCGGCGGAAGCCAACCTCCTGCAAATGCAGCTCGAAGGCGAGAAAGCCGTGTTCGACGCCGAAAGCGCCCTGACCCAGGCCACCCACGCCCACGCCGACCTGGAACGCCGTTTGCTGCAAGCCGGCGTGGACCCGGATTTGTTGGAAAAAGAACCCGCCGGGGCGTCCCTGGTCATGGCCGACGTGCCCGAGGTCAGGATCAGCCAGGTCGCGGTGGGACAAGCCTGCGAAGCCCGGTTCTATGGCCTGCCGGGCCAGGTGTTCAAAGGCGTGGTGCGCAGCCTCGCGCCCGCGCTCTCCCCCGAACGGCGGACGCTCCGGGTGTTCTTCGCCCTCATGGACACGGAAGGCAAGCTCAAGCCCGGCATGTACGCCGAAATCGGCCTCGGCACCGACCCCCGTTTGGCGGTCCTGGCCCCCTCCGACGGCGTGCTGCACATCGGCGATACCGACTACGTGCTGAAGGCGGAAAACCCCGGCATCTGGCGGGTCAACCCGATCCAGGTCGGCGAGCGGGCCGGCGATTATGTGGAAATCCTGGGGGGGCTCAAGGGCGGCGAAACCATCGTCGGCACCGGGGCCATCCTGCTGAAACCCCTGGTGGTGCAATCCCTCTTGGCCGGACTGCGCGAAACCGAACACGGCGCGGTGGGGCAGCGATGA
- a CDS encoding TolC family protein, whose protein sequence is MHPSDIRLAPSPWTARSGLACALALALGGCAAPESPPVLLSDDIRPPQAAPASKARPAPTTSQAQDTPLTLDRAVQTALAADPQIRAGFENVRQAEADLVTAGLLPNPEVTADLLMMPWGQPFRPTKQGGPAQTDVLVGFPIDWFLFGKRAAAIVAAQKGVDVATAQFADLVRQRIAGTIAAYYDVLEAREQLALAREDLADLSQVQKVVANRVALGGVGTIELDRVQVSIYGAQREVRSRETALAGALSRLRAFLGMAGEAPVEVAGDLDVNAPAAPLAPEAAFALAEDNRPDLVALRRQIAFATAGVDLEETRAYPEVRPSFGYTNQFQHEMGFPNADSWNIALQMTVPVFDRNQGNIAKARSAKTQAELSLGAQLVALRAEIDQAVKAYAAARDALLLDDPGQLEAAKNVRDKIRAAYELGGKPLIEVLDAQRAYRETYRLHIASRSGYWHSLHGLNAAVGKQVLQ, encoded by the coding sequence TTGCATCCCTCCGATATCCGCCTCGCCCCTTCCCCGTGGACCGCCCGCTCCGGCTTGGCCTGCGCCTTGGCCCTCGCGCTGGGCGGGTGCGCCGCCCCGGAATCCCCCCCGGTCCTCCTGTCCGATGACATCCGCCCACCCCAGGCCGCCCCCGCGTCCAAGGCCCGGCCCGCCCCGACCACGTCTCAGGCGCAAGACACCCCGCTCACCCTGGACCGCGCGGTCCAGACCGCGCTGGCCGCCGATCCGCAAATCCGGGCCGGGTTCGAGAACGTGCGCCAGGCCGAGGCCGATCTGGTGACGGCGGGACTCCTGCCCAACCCGGAAGTGACCGCCGACCTGCTGATGATGCCCTGGGGCCAGCCGTTCCGACCGACCAAGCAGGGCGGCCCGGCCCAGACCGATGTGCTCGTGGGCTTCCCCATCGACTGGTTCCTGTTCGGCAAACGCGCCGCCGCCATCGTCGCCGCGCAAAAAGGCGTGGACGTGGCGACCGCCCAATTCGCCGACCTGGTGCGCCAGCGCATCGCGGGCACCATCGCGGCCTACTACGATGTGCTGGAAGCGCGGGAACAACTGGCCCTGGCGCGGGAAGACCTCGCCGACCTGTCTCAAGTACAAAAGGTCGTCGCCAACCGGGTGGCCTTGGGCGGGGTCGGCACCATCGAACTGGACCGGGTGCAAGTGTCGATCTATGGTGCCCAGCGCGAGGTGCGCTCGCGGGAAACCGCGCTGGCCGGGGCGCTCAGCCGCTTGCGGGCCTTTTTGGGGATGGCCGGGGAAGCCCCGGTCGAGGTGGCGGGCGATCTGGACGTGAACGCCCCCGCCGCGCCGCTCGCGCCGGAAGCCGCCTTCGCCCTGGCCGAGGACAACCGCCCCGACCTCGTGGCCCTGCGCCGCCAAATCGCCTTCGCCACGGCGGGCGTGGACCTGGAGGAAACCCGCGCCTATCCCGAGGTGCGGCCCAGTTTCGGCTATACCAACCAATTCCAGCACGAGATGGGTTTTCCCAACGCCGACTCCTGGAACATCGCCCTGCAAATGACGGTGCCGGTATTCGACCGCAACCAGGGCAATATCGCCAAGGCCCGCTCGGCGAAGACCCAGGCCGAACTCAGCCTGGGAGCCCAACTGGTCGCGCTCCGCGCCGAGATCGACCAGGCAGTCAAGGCCTACGCCGCCGCCCGCGACGCCCTCTTGCTGGACGATCCCGGCCAGCTCGAAGCCGCCAAGAACGTCCGCGACAAAATCCGCGCCGCCTACGAACTGGGCGGCAAACCCCTCATCGAAGTGCTGGACGCCCAACGCGCCTACCGCGAAACCTACCGGCTCCATATCGCCAGCCGCTCCGGCTATTGGCATTCCCTGCACGGGCTCAACGCCGCCGTCGGCAAACAGGTATTGCAATGA
- a CDS encoding response regulator produces the protein MSKPPPQSTLLVVDDTPDNLSLMGGILEAHYKVKVANRGDRALRIARSQPPPELILLDIMMPEIDGYEVCRQLKADPATADIPVIFLTAKDGAEDEAHGLELGAVDYIAKPISPPIVLARVKTHLALKQVRDFLRDQNEFLEQEVKRRIQEVETIQDVTVQILASLAETRDNETGNHIRRTQHYVKALAEQLRAHPRFATALDDDKVVHLLFKSAPLHDIGKVGIPDRILLKPGKFEPEEFEIMKTHTTLGRDAIAQAERALGAEIPFLRYAKEIAYSHQEKWDGSGYPEGLSGEAIPVSARLMALADVYDALISRRVYKAGMPHAEAKAIIVAGRGGHFDPAVVDAFLSIEDEFRAIAERYADPPPEPAPP, from the coding sequence ATGTCGAAGCCACCGCCCCAATCCACCCTCTTGGTCGTCGACGACACCCCGGACAACCTCAGCCTGATGGGCGGCATCCTCGAAGCCCATTACAAGGTCAAGGTCGCCAACCGCGGCGACCGGGCGCTGCGGATCGCCCGCTCGCAGCCCCCTCCCGAGTTGATCCTGCTCGATATCATGATGCCGGAGATAGACGGCTACGAAGTCTGCCGCCAACTCAAGGCCGACCCCGCCACGGCGGACATCCCCGTCATCTTCCTCACCGCCAAGGACGGGGCCGAGGACGAGGCCCACGGGCTGGAACTCGGCGCGGTGGACTATATCGCCAAGCCCATCAGCCCGCCCATCGTGCTGGCGCGGGTCAAGACCCATCTGGCCTTGAAGCAGGTGCGGGATTTCCTCCGGGACCAGAACGAATTCCTGGAACAGGAAGTGAAACGGCGCATCCAGGAGGTGGAAACCATCCAGGATGTCACCGTCCAAATCCTGGCCTCGCTGGCCGAGACCCGCGACAACGAAACCGGCAACCACATCCGCCGCACCCAGCACTATGTGAAGGCCCTGGCGGAACAACTCCGCGCCCATCCCCGCTTCGCCACCGCCCTCGACGACGACAAGGTCGTCCACTTGCTGTTCAAGTCCGCGCCGCTGCACGATATCGGCAAGGTCGGCATCCCCGACCGCATCCTGCTCAAACCGGGCAAATTCGAACCGGAGGAATTCGAGATCATGAAGACCCACACCACCCTGGGCCGCGACGCCATCGCCCAGGCCGAGCGCGCGCTGGGCGCGGAAATCCCCTTCCTGCGCTACGCCAAGGAAATCGCCTACAGCCACCAGGAAAAATGGGATGGCAGCGGCTACCCGGAGGGCTTGAGCGGCGAGGCCATCCCGGTCTCGGCCCGCCTGATGGCGCTGGCCGATGTCTACGACGCCTTGATCAGCCGCCGGGTCTACAAGGCGGGAATGCCCCACGCGGAGGCCAAGGCCATCATCGTGGCCGGCCGGGGCGGCCATTTCGACCCCGCCGTGGTGGATGCCTTCCTCTCGATAGAAGACGAATTCCGGGCCATCGCCGAACGCTACGCCGATCCTCCGCCGGAACCCGCGCCACCGTGA
- a CDS encoding efflux RND transporter permease subunit: protein MIPALIRAALRYRWIVLIGVVALSLLGVWTFTQMKIDAYPDISAQMVQVITTYPGRAPEEVERQVTLPVEIAMRNVPRVETIRSRTIFGLSVVQMIFEEGTESYWARQRVQEKLSSLGLPDGADAEMGPLATAYGEVLRYELVSDGRFDLMELRTLNDWVVIPRLLRAAGVAEVANFGGYAKQHGVLLNPAQLQRYGLSVNDVVDAIQTNNQSAGGSVLSRGSMSFVIRGRGALQDEDEIGSIFIKSIGGTPIYVRDVAEVRLDAKVPAGIFSKDRTDEAVEGIVLLRKGENPSEVLARVETAIAELNGEGLPEGAKVAPYYDRSHLIDSTLHTVGHSVGLGVGLVLLVLLAFFGRPSLALLVALTIPFSLLFALVMMYIAGIPIGLLSIGAIDFGIIVDGAVIMCESIARRLDLREHQPESERASVPQTVLAAALDVERPVFFSILMIVGAFLPLLTLTRIEGLLFRPMALTLVFALAGAALFALLAVPVLSAFLFRKGFREWENPALHWLSERYGALLGILLRQRWPTVAGAGLLLVAVLVSVVPRLGTEFLPYMDEGVVWVRANFPEGTSLQMTAHFGQRLREIALEFPDIEFAAAQTGRNDSGTDPYPPSRIEMMVGPKPRDSWTQFHRKQELVAALGARFREEFPTTRFNFTQPIIDSVTEDTNGTSANMAIEFSGSDSDVLLDLARQAETLLKQVPGAVDVNIEQEGPQPQLVIQPDRSLCARYNVRIEDVTRLIDTAIGGAPIGSLFEGERRFDIVSRFAPEYLRSPQALGRLPVYNADGIPIPLAQVARIDIVDGQTMIARADGRRRLTVRSDIVGRDQGGFVAEAQRKFEGQIQVPPGYRATWLGMFENLKRAGGHFALLVPVTIAVIYVLLLAMFASQRAALILLLAIPFAFVGGAVALHLREMNLNVSSGVGFAAVFGVSIMNGVLIVRTITDLRLQGTALEDAILRGSVRCLRPILIASLVAILGLVPASLATGLGSDVQRPLATVIVWGLFSATVMTLLLVPVLYRLFVPRLPVADNGRGEWEGI, encoded by the coding sequence ATGATTCCCGCGCTGATCCGCGCCGCGCTGCGCTACCGCTGGATCGTCCTGATCGGCGTGGTGGCCCTGTCCCTGCTGGGGGTCTGGACCTTCACCCAGATGAAGATCGACGCCTACCCCGATATCTCGGCCCAGATGGTCCAGGTCATCACCACCTATCCGGGCCGCGCCCCGGAGGAGGTCGAGCGCCAAGTCACCCTCCCGGTCGAGATCGCCATGCGCAACGTGCCCAGGGTGGAAACCATCCGCTCGCGCACCATCTTCGGGCTGTCGGTGGTGCAGATGATTTTCGAGGAAGGCACCGAAAGCTATTGGGCGCGGCAACGGGTGCAGGAAAAGCTATCGAGCCTCGGCCTGCCCGACGGGGCCGATGCCGAGATGGGACCGCTGGCGACCGCCTATGGCGAGGTGCTGCGCTACGAACTGGTGTCGGATGGCCGCTTCGACCTGATGGAACTGCGCACCCTCAACGATTGGGTGGTGATTCCGCGCCTGCTGCGGGCGGCGGGCGTGGCCGAGGTCGCCAATTTCGGCGGCTATGCCAAGCAGCACGGCGTCCTGCTCAACCCGGCGCAGTTGCAGCGCTACGGGCTTTCGGTCAACGACGTGGTGGACGCCATCCAGACCAACAACCAGAGCGCGGGCGGCAGCGTGTTGTCGCGGGGTAGCATGTCCTTCGTGATCCGGGGCCGGGGGGCGCTACAGGACGAGGACGAAATCGGCTCGATCTTCATCAAATCCATCGGCGGCACGCCCATCTATGTGCGCGACGTGGCCGAGGTGCGGCTGGACGCCAAGGTGCCCGCCGGTATCTTCAGCAAGGACCGCACCGACGAGGCGGTCGAGGGCATCGTGCTATTGCGCAAGGGCGAGAACCCGTCGGAAGTGCTGGCGCGGGTGGAAACCGCCATCGCCGAACTCAACGGGGAAGGCTTGCCGGAAGGGGCCAAGGTCGCGCCCTATTACGACCGCAGCCATCTCATCGACAGCACCTTGCACACGGTCGGCCATAGCGTGGGCTTAGGGGTAGGCCTGGTGTTGTTGGTGCTGCTGGCCTTCTTCGGCCGCCCGTCCCTGGCCTTGCTGGTGGCCTTGACCATCCCGTTCTCGTTGCTGTTCGCCCTGGTGATGATGTATATCGCCGGTATCCCCATCGGCCTCCTGTCCATCGGGGCCATCGATTTCGGCATCATCGTCGATGGCGCGGTCATCATGTGCGAAAGCATCGCCCGCCGCCTGGACCTCCGGGAACACCAACCCGAGTCCGAACGCGCCAGCGTGCCGCAAACGGTGCTGGCCGCCGCGCTGGATGTGGAACGCCCGGTGTTCTTCTCGATCCTGATGATCGTCGGCGCCTTCCTGCCGCTGTTGACCCTGACCCGCATCGAGGGGCTGCTGTTCCGGCCCATGGCCTTGACCCTGGTGTTCGCCTTGGCGGGCGCGGCCTTGTTCGCCCTGTTGGCGGTGCCGGTGCTGTCGGCCTTCCTGTTCCGCAAAGGGTTCCGGGAATGGGAAAACCCGGCGCTGCATTGGCTGTCGGAACGCTACGGCGCTTTGCTCGGAATCCTGCTGCGCCAGCGCTGGCCGACCGTGGCCGGGGCCGGGTTGCTGCTCGTGGCCGTGTTGGTAAGCGTCGTGCCGCGCCTCGGCACCGAATTCCTGCCCTATATGGACGAGGGCGTGGTCTGGGTCCGCGCCAATTTCCCGGAAGGCACCTCGCTGCAAATGACCGCGCATTTCGGCCAGCGCCTTCGGGAAATCGCCCTGGAATTCCCCGATATCGAATTCGCCGCCGCCCAGACCGGCCGCAACGACAGCGGCACCGACCCCTATCCCCCCAGCCGCATCGAGATGATGGTGGGACCGAAACCCCGCGACAGCTGGACCCAATTCCACCGCAAGCAAGAACTGGTGGCGGCGCTGGGGGCGCGGTTCCGCGAGGAATTCCCCACCACCCGTTTCAATTTCACCCAGCCCATCATCGACAGCGTGACCGAGGACACCAACGGCACCTCGGCCAATATGGCGATTGAGTTCTCGGGCTCCGATTCCGACGTGCTGCTGGACTTGGCGCGGCAGGCGGAAACCTTGCTGAAACAAGTACCCGGCGCGGTGGACGTGAACATCGAGCAGGAAGGCCCGCAGCCGCAATTGGTGATCCAGCCCGACCGCTCCCTCTGCGCCCGCTACAACGTCCGCATCGAGGACGTGACCCGCTTGATCGACACCGCCATCGGCGGAGCGCCCATCGGCAGCTTGTTCGAGGGCGAGCGGCGCTTCGATATCGTGTCGCGCTTCGCCCCGGAATACCTCCGCTCGCCGCAGGCGCTCGGGCGCTTGCCGGTCTACAACGCCGATGGCATCCCGATTCCCTTGGCCCAGGTCGCCCGCATCGATATCGTCGATGGCCAGACCATGATCGCCCGCGCCGATGGCCGCCGCCGCCTGACCGTGCGCAGCGATATCGTGGGCCGCGACCAGGGCGGTTTCGTGGCCGAGGCGCAGCGGAAGTTCGAGGGGCAAATCCAGGTGCCGCCGGGCTACCGCGCCACCTGGCTCGGCATGTTCGAGAACCTCAAGCGGGCGGGCGGGCATTTCGCGCTGCTGGTCCCGGTCACCATCGCGGTGATCTACGTGCTGCTGCTCGCCATGTTCGCCTCGCAGCGGGCGGCGTTGATCCTGCTGCTGGCGATCCCCTTCGCCTTCGTGGGCGGGGCCGTCGCTTTGCACCTCCGGGAGATGAACCTAAATGTCTCGTCGGGGGTGGGTTTCGCCGCCGTGTTCGGGGTATCGATCATGAACGGGGTGTTGATCGTGCGGACCATCACCGATTTGCGGCTCCAGGGCACGGCGTTGGAAGACGCCATCCTGCGCGGGTCGGTCCGCTGCCTCAGGCCCATCCTGATCGCCTCGCTGGTGGCGATCCTGGGGCTGGTGCCCGCGTCCTTGGCGACCGGGCTGGGCTCGGATGTGCAACGGCCCTTGGCGACGGTGATCGTCTGGGGCTTGTTCAGCGCCACGGTGATGACCTTGCTGTTGGTGCCGGTGTTGTACCGGCTGTTCGTGCCGCGGTTGCCGGTGGCGGACAACGGGCGCGGGGAATGGGAAGGGATTTAA